The Rhodospirillales bacterium RIFCSPLOWO2_02_FULL_58_16 genome has a segment encoding these proteins:
- a CDS encoding ABC transporter permease has protein sequence MNPFQPIGRVFLVFLRTTGRLSRFTLSAISHCFRPPFYYRTILAEMMEIGYYSLPVVGLTAIFAGMVLALQSYTGFSRFSAEGAVANVVVLSITRELGPVLAGLMVAGRIGASMAAEIGTMRVTEQIDAMSTLSTNPMKYLVAPRLIAGLLMFPLLVLIADVIGVFGGYLVAVYKLGFNPSNYIQRTWDFLTAEDVNSGLVKAAVFGLIVTLMGCYHGYHSKGGAAGVGTATTNAVVSACILILCFDYVLTEMFFAK, from the coding sequence ATGAACCCCTTTCAACCGATCGGTCGCGTCTTCCTGGTCTTCCTGAGAACTACCGGAAGGTTATCCAGATTCACCCTTTCCGCCATCTCCCACTGCTTCAGGCCGCCTTTTTACTACCGCACCATCCTGGCCGAGATGATGGAGATCGGCTACTACTCGCTGCCGGTGGTCGGCCTTACCGCCATCTTCGCCGGAATGGTGCTGGCCTTGCAAAGCTACACCGGCTTCTCCCGTTTTTCAGCCGAAGGCGCGGTCGCCAACGTAGTGGTGTTGTCGATCACCCGCGAACTGGGGCCTGTGCTGGCCGGACTGATGGTGGCCGGGCGCATCGGCGCCTCAATGGCCGCCGAGATCGGCACCATGCGGGTGACCGAACAGATCGACGCCATGTCCACGCTGTCCACCAACCCGATGAAGTATCTGGTGGCGCCGAGGCTGATCGCCGGGCTTCTCATGTTCCCGTTGCTGGTTCTGATCGCCGACGTAATCGGCGTCTTCGGCGGCTATCTGGTCGCCGTCTACAAACTGGGCTTCAACCCTTCCAATTACATCCAGCGCACCTGGGACTTCCTCACCGCCGAGGACGTCAACTCGGGACTGGTCAAGGCCGCAGTGTTCGGCCTCATCGTCACCCTGATGGGCTGCTATCACGGCTATCATTCCAAGGGCGGCGCCGCCGGCGTCGGCACGGCCACCACCAATGCGGTGGTGTCGGCGTGTATTTTGATCCTGTGCTTTGACTATGTCCTGACCGAGATGTTTTTCGCCAAATGA
- a CDS encoding ABC transporter ATP-binding protein, which translates to MSAQPKIRLRNVHKAFHNKVVLNGVDLDVGVGESVVIIGGSGTGKSVTLKCILGLLQPNQGSIEVDGESVVGISTRQRDRINRKFGMLFQGAALFDSLPVWENVTFGLLAEKMCTRSQAKDIAVAKLAMVGLGPEVGALYPAELSGGMKKRVGLARAIAYEPEVIFFDEPTTGLDPIMSDVINDLIVKITREVGATALSITHDMASARKIAHRIAMLYEGKIIWAGPTEKIDDSGNAYVDQFINGRAEGPIKMAVRA; encoded by the coding sequence ATGAGCGCCCAACCCAAAATCAGGCTGCGCAACGTGCATAAGGCCTTTCATAACAAGGTAGTGCTTAACGGCGTTGACCTGGACGTCGGCGTCGGCGAGTCGGTGGTCATCATCGGCGGTTCGGGAACCGGCAAGTCGGTGACGCTTAAGTGCATCCTCGGCCTGCTGCAACCCAATCAGGGAAGCATCGAGGTGGACGGCGAAAGCGTCGTCGGCATCTCAACCAGGCAACGCGACCGCATCAATCGCAAGTTCGGCATGTTGTTCCAGGGCGCCGCATTGTTTGACAGCCTTCCGGTATGGGAAAACGTCACCTTCGGGCTTCTCGCCGAGAAGATGTGCACCCGTTCGCAAGCCAAGGACATCGCCGTCGCCAAGCTGGCCATGGTCGGCCTGGGACCGGAGGTCGGCGCCCTATATCCCGCCGAGCTTTCCGGCGGCATGAAAAAGCGTGTCGGTCTGGCCCGCGCCATCGCCTATGAACCTGAGGTAATTTTCTTCGACGAGCCGACCACAGGCCTTGATCCGATCATGTCCGACGTTATCAACGACCTGATCGTCAAGATCACCCGCGAAGTCGGCGCCACCGCCCTGTCCATAACCCATGACATGGCAAGCGCCCGCAAGATCGCTCATCGAATCGCCATGTTGTACGAGGGCAAAATCATCTGGGCCGGACCAACCGAAAAGATCGACGACTCCGGCAATGCTTATGTAGACCAATTTATCAACGGACGCGCCGAAGGCCCCATCAAGATGGCGGTCAGGGCGTAA
- a CDS encoding alanine racemase, translating into MIVPDHCGAVLTIDLDAVAANYRLLADKSGKAICAAVVKADAYGLGMAKLVPALAAAGCGNFFVATIDEGIELRNVLADVSIYVLNGPAPDSGPVFAECRLTPVLNSPWNIEAWAAYCNGRGNPLPAVIHIDTGMSRLGLSLRELEDLTAKPERLASVKLAAVMSHLACADEPGHEMNRRQLTSFRRALTRLPKTATSMANSSGIFLGADYHFDMTRPGAALYGISPIKDGPNPMAQVVRLQAEILQIRDVDTPLTVGYGATCQVGRGGRIATVAAGYADGYLRSLSNCGCGFIGNYQAPVIGRVSMDLITLDVSKIPHDAARPGVMVDLIGPSQPVDEVARRAGTIGYEILTGLGARYRRIYSGGKA; encoded by the coding sequence ATGATTGTCCCCGATCATTGCGGAGCCGTCCTCACCATCGACCTCGATGCGGTCGCCGCCAATTACCGGCTGCTGGCCGACAAGTCCGGAAAGGCGATATGCGCCGCCGTGGTCAAAGCCGACGCCTATGGTCTCGGCATGGCGAAATTAGTTCCGGCGCTGGCCGCCGCCGGGTGCGGCAATTTCTTCGTCGCCACTATCGACGAAGGAATTGAACTGAGGAATGTTCTGGCGGATGTTTCTATCTATGTCCTGAACGGCCCCGCGCCCGACTCCGGCCCCGTCTTCGCCGAATGCCGGCTGACGCCGGTCCTCAACAGCCCTTGGAACATCGAGGCCTGGGCCGCCTATTGCAACGGACGCGGCAATCCCCTGCCCGCCGTTATCCATATCGACACCGGCATGTCGCGTCTGGGCCTGTCGCTGCGGGAACTGGAGGACCTGACGGCAAAGCCGGAGCGTTTAGCGAGCGTCAAGCTCGCCGCCGTCATGAGTCATCTCGCCTGCGCCGACGAACCCGGCCACGAAATGAACCGCCGGCAGTTGACATCGTTTCGCCGTGCGCTGACGCGGCTTCCCAAGACGGCGACATCAATGGCCAATTCTTCCGGCATTTTCCTCGGCGCCGACTACCACTTCGACATGACCCGTCCGGGCGCCGCCCTGTACGGCATTTCGCCGATTAAAGACGGCCCCAACCCCATGGCCCAGGTAGTTCGCCTGCAAGCTGAAATCCTGCAAATCCGCGACGTTGACACCCCTCTGACCGTTGGCTATGGTGCCACCTGCCAAGTCGGCCGGGGGGGGCGAATAGCCACCGTAGCCGCCGGATACGCCGACGGTTATCTGCGTTCATTAAGCAACTGCGGTTGTGGTTTTATCGGAAACTATCAAGCCCCGGTCATAGGTCGCGTATCCATGGATCTCATCACTCTTGACGTCAGCAAAATCCCCCATGACGCGGCCCGCCCCGGAGTCATGGTTGACCTGATCGGCCCGTCGCAGCCCGTTGACGAAGTCGCCCGTCGCGCCGGGACCATCGGCTATGAAATACTGACCGGCCTGGGGGCGCGTTATCGCCGGATATACTCAGGCGGCAAGGCATGA